The Polymorphobacter megasporae genome window below encodes:
- a CDS encoding sensor histidine kinase, which produces MGFSRRFDLRLALRLAVFAASILLFGWVLSLDSRPATTLVMGGVVIWSGAAVWSLARRTNLEVARFVAALGQRDLVQSFAQAGRGSGFDELGEAFDAAIRTLRTALAESAGQNRFASALVDGTPTALLAIDGDDRVEMVNKAARRLFAGVKGVRIADYAPLGAAFTEALQATSAGRQSTQLLVDGLPQRAMLAVTSVERGGAPWRIVSIQIIQHELDVAEVRLQSDLVRVLTHEIMNSMTPVTSLAASAATLMAGLDGCADTRIADARIAVETLAKRAAGIMHFVESYRAFAQAPAVTIAPFDGRAWTDQLARLFAATTLGPTVRFEVMPIVADPIVVGDIELLTQVVLNLLKNAAEAASDHGDTPRIALSLAALPDGRTKIAVSDNGPGIRAEYQQDVFLPFFTTKRAGTGVGLTFARQVVLLHGGAVGIVPTATGACVEIVF; this is translated from the coding sequence ATGGGCTTTAGCCGCCGCTTCGATCTCCGGCTGGCGCTGCGGCTGGCGGTCTTCGCGGCGTCCATATTGCTATTTGGTTGGGTGCTATCGCTCGACAGCAGGCCTGCCACGACGCTCGTCATGGGCGGCGTCGTGATTTGGTCGGGGGCGGCAGTGTGGTCGCTCGCCCGGCGCACCAACCTCGAAGTCGCGCGCTTCGTGGCAGCGCTCGGACAGCGCGACCTCGTCCAGTCGTTCGCGCAGGCGGGCCGGGGCAGCGGCTTCGACGAGTTGGGAGAGGCGTTCGATGCGGCGATCCGGACGCTGCGCACGGCGCTGGCCGAAAGCGCCGGCCAGAACCGCTTCGCCAGCGCCTTGGTCGACGGTACTCCGACTGCGCTGCTCGCTATCGACGGCGACGACCGCGTCGAAATGGTCAACAAGGCGGCGCGGCGGCTGTTTGCCGGGGTCAAGGGTGTCCGCATCGCGGATTATGCCCCGCTCGGTGCCGCCTTTACCGAGGCATTGCAGGCAACCTCGGCGGGGCGGCAATCGACGCAGCTGCTCGTCGATGGCCTGCCGCAGCGCGCGATGCTGGCGGTCACCAGTGTCGAGCGCGGCGGTGCCCCGTGGCGGATCGTCTCGATCCAGATTATCCAGCACGAACTCGACGTCGCCGAGGTGCGGTTGCAGTCCGATCTCGTCCGGGTCCTGACGCACGAGATCATGAATTCGATGACGCCGGTGACCTCGCTTGCCGCCAGCGCGGCCACGCTGATGGCCGGGCTCGACGGCTGCGCGGACACTCGGATCGCGGATGCGCGCATCGCGGTCGAGACGCTGGCGAAAAGGGCGGCTGGCATCATGCACTTCGTCGAAAGCTACCGCGCTTTCGCGCAAGCCCCCGCAGTCACCATCGCCCCGTTCGACGGCCGGGCGTGGACCGACCAGCTGGCCCGGCTGTTCGCGGCGACCACGCTCGGGCCAACCGTTCGGTTCGAGGTGATGCCGATCGTCGCCGATCCGATTGTCGTCGGCGACATCGAGCTGCTGACACAAGTCGTGCTCAACTTGCTGAAAAACGCCGCCGAGGCGGCGTCGGATCACGGCGACACGCCGCGCATCGCGCTTTCGCTCGCTGCACTCCCGGACGGTCGCACCAAAATCGCGGTGTCGGACAATGGCCCCGGCATACGAGCGGAATATCAGCAGGACGTTTTCCTGCCCTTTTTCACAACCAAGCGCGCTGGCACCGGCGTCGGGCTGACCTTTGCCCGGCAGGTCGTTCTGCTGCACGGCGGCGCGGTCGGAATCGTTCCAACGGCCACTGGAGCCTGTGTCGAAATCGTTTTTTGA
- a CDS encoding UrcA family protein has product MSNSFARSLIAAASVLTCTVAVAPAAAAISPEIVVQQKTVSYADLDLSSAAGRDTLDHRLRSAANSVCLDASAPIATKACRSAALVDARIMMQRIRSAS; this is encoded by the coding sequence ATGTCGAACTCATTTGCCCGCTCCCTGATTGCCGCTGCAAGCGTGCTGACCTGCACCGTGGCCGTTGCCCCGGCCGCTGCCGCCATCTCCCCCGAAATCGTCGTCCAGCAAAAGACGGTGTCGTACGCCGACCTCGACCTTTCCAGCGCCGCCGGTCGCGACACGCTCGATCACCGCCTGCGCTCTGCAGCGAACAGCGTGTGCCTCGATGCCAGCGCGCCGATCGCGACCAAGGCCTGTCGCAGCGCCGCGCTCGTCGACGCGCGCATCATGATGCAGCGCATCAGGTCGGCGTCGTGA
- a CDS encoding efflux RND transporter periplasmic adaptor subunit → MTPTTTPESGAGMDRRVVRAAGVPKWVRRIAVGLMIVVAAGIGWWLLPASGSTDVATADVETGTVTRGPFADYLPVRATVAPGITTFVGTQSGGQVAALLVQDGARVAAGQPLATLANPQLKLDILSREAEIAGRLGDVSGQDLTLERNRLDRASQTASTSYDLIKARRDLSIRQQLHHQGFVSDAGVASFSEEADYQQERLAQLQAGKASEDRIAALQASRLADTRGRLTGTLNAVQAGLDALTIHAPVAGRLTNFTIQPGQMLKAGDPAGQIDSENSWKLVADVDEYYLGRVAVGQPASGDAGLALTVTKVLPAVTNGRFRVELAFHGQPPAGLNRGQTLDVRVTLGSTRPALLAPVGGWLDSGGGTSAFVLDPGGHTARRRAIKVGRRNPESAEILSGLIAGDRIVTSSTTAFNKAAMINIR, encoded by the coding sequence GTGACCCCAACGACCACCCCCGAGAGCGGTGCCGGAATGGACCGCCGTGTCGTCCGCGCGGCCGGCGTGCCCAAATGGGTACGCCGGATCGCCGTCGGCTTGATGATCGTGGTCGCCGCCGGGATCGGCTGGTGGCTGCTACCGGCCAGCGGCTCGACCGATGTCGCTACGGCCGACGTCGAGACCGGCACGGTCACCCGCGGTCCGTTCGCAGACTACCTGCCGGTTCGCGCAACCGTGGCGCCGGGGATCACGACCTTTGTCGGCACGCAGTCCGGCGGCCAAGTGGCCGCGCTGCTGGTGCAGGACGGAGCGCGCGTTGCTGCCGGCCAGCCGCTGGCGACGCTCGCCAACCCGCAGTTGAAGCTCGATATCCTGTCGCGGGAGGCTGAGATCGCCGGAAGGCTGGGCGACGTCTCGGGACAAGATTTGACGCTCGAGCGAAACCGGCTCGACCGCGCCAGTCAGACCGCCTCGACCAGCTACGACCTCATCAAGGCGCGCCGCGACCTGTCGATCCGGCAGCAGTTGCACCACCAGGGCTTCGTCTCGGATGCCGGCGTCGCAAGCTTTTCGGAGGAGGCCGACTATCAGCAAGAGCGCCTCGCCCAACTCCAGGCGGGCAAAGCGTCGGAGGACCGGATTGCCGCCCTCCAGGCGTCGCGGCTGGCCGACACGCGCGGTCGCCTGACCGGCACCCTGAACGCCGTGCAGGCGGGGCTCGATGCCTTGACGATCCACGCGCCGGTCGCCGGGCGGCTGACCAACTTCACGATCCAGCCGGGGCAGATGCTCAAGGCTGGCGACCCGGCCGGGCAGATCGATAGCGAGAACAGCTGGAAGCTGGTCGCCGATGTCGACGAATATTACCTTGGCCGCGTCGCCGTCGGGCAACCGGCGTCGGGCGATGCCGGGCTGGCGCTCACCGTCACCAAGGTGCTGCCCGCCGTAACTAACGGGCGCTTCCGCGTCGAGCTGGCATTCCACGGGCAGCCGCCCGCCGGGCTCAACCGCGGCCAGACGCTCGACGTGCGCGTGACGCTCGGCAGCACCCGCCCCGCGTTGCTGGCCCCGGTCGGTGGCTGGCTCGACAGCGGCGGCGGTACCTCGGCGTTCGTCCTCGACCCCGGCGGCCACACGGCACGCCGCCGCGCCATCAAGGTCGGCCGGCGCAACCCGGAAAGCGCCGAAATCCTGTCGGGTCTCATTGCCGGTGACCGCATCGTCACCTCCAGCACCACGGCCTTCAACAAGGCCGCCATGATCAACATTCGCTAG
- a CDS encoding ABC transporter ATP-binding protein translates to MIRLQNIQRTYASDEVETTALADIDLHVVKGEFLAIMGPSGCGKSTLLNILGTVDRPTGGAYLFGDRDLATLNEAGLAQLRAETLGFVFQSFNLIDELTIAENVELGLAYRKTGAGDRKARVAAAMDRVGISHRARHFPHQLSGGQQQRAAIARAIVGNPSLILADEPTGNLDTENGAQVMGILEALNAEGATIVMVTHSPAHADAAGRRIDMLDGRIVASVARAI, encoded by the coding sequence ATGATCCGGCTCCAGAATATTCAACGCACCTATGCTTCGGACGAGGTCGAGACGACTGCGCTCGCCGACATCGACCTGCACGTCGTCAAGGGCGAATTCCTGGCGATCATGGGTCCATCGGGATGCGGCAAGTCGACCTTGCTCAACATCCTCGGGACCGTCGATCGTCCGACCGGCGGCGCGTATCTGTTCGGCGACCGCGATCTGGCGACGCTGAACGAGGCGGGACTGGCGCAGTTGCGCGCAGAGACCTTGGGGTTCGTCTTCCAGTCGTTCAACCTGATCGACGAGCTGACGATCGCCGAGAATGTTGAACTGGGGCTGGCCTATCGGAAGACCGGCGCCGGTGACCGCAAGGCAAGGGTCGCGGCGGCGATGGACCGGGTCGGCATTTCGCACCGCGCCCGCCACTTTCCGCACCAGTTGTCGGGGGGCCAGCAGCAGCGCGCCGCCATCGCCCGCGCCATCGTCGGCAACCCCAGCCTGATCCTCGCGGACGAACCGACCGGGAACCTCGACACCGAGAATGGCGCGCAGGTGATGGGAATCCTCGAAGCCCTGAATGCCGAAGGGGCGACGATCGTCATGGTCACCCACTCGCCCGCCCACGCCGACGCCGCGGGGCGCCGCATCGACATGCTGGACGGCCGCATCGTCGCCTCCGTCGCCCGCGCGATCTGA
- a CDS encoding ABC transporter permease: MNRFALLTFYRSLTRHKLYATLNIGGLAVGIAVFVVLGLYVRFETSYERWLPGHDQVYLVEARQKALDPRPGQYSPIAMWSAVHRDVPGIVGTRLVPRSATVLKDGIGVQEQLALVDPAFATVFRLPTVAGDLAAALVDPTAVVVTQKTATKYFGTASPIGKAMTITYEGASHAYRVAAVIADLPKNTDLEFDMLVRLLISEAPAPVTFNSTHYWNYFEAQTYVRLPSPADISRVIGQLTAVAARHSRVETPDDPDNTFEISLQPIADVHFETAGAKLAVTTLGIVGVLTLLIATVNYVNLATARAGLRAREVAMRKVLGASRAVLARNYVGEAVATAAIAGVIGLALAESGLPLVNAAGGLSLSIQYFGWDGTLLPWLLLVILVGVGAGLYPALVLSRFPAAAVLASARSPGGGRWGTRVREALVVLQFAIAIAFMIGTGVLVAQTDHIRSADPGYTRQGLLLVRSLGSDSLTAGQRDSIVHRLRSLPAAQAVTVANGVPGGGLFGAQTNVEIPGEPGHGPTIAFFEISPGFFEALGGHLVAGRMFDPARPGDINANLDVVGKDGTIPSNIILNRSGVTALHFASPQAAIGKTVGGKNPRTVIGVVEDMRFTSPRAPVPPTMYDFQLRDMRQPIAILRFTGDPKAMLEAVQQAWRQEAPEVPFQAKTVVQALNQYYERDDHSALLFTIGAVLAVVIGCVGLWGLASFNTARRVKEIGIRKTLGASSTDIVRLLVGQFLRPVLIANLFAWPLAYFAMRTWLAGFNDRIDLSPLFFVAATLLALVIAVLTVFAQSLRAARSTPAWALRHD, translated from the coding sequence ATGAACCGCTTCGCGCTCCTTACCTTCTATCGCTCGCTGACCCGACACAAGCTTTACGCGACGCTCAACATCGGCGGGCTCGCCGTGGGCATCGCAGTGTTCGTCGTGCTGGGGCTCTATGTCCGCTTCGAGACCAGCTACGAGCGCTGGCTGCCCGGCCATGACCAGGTCTATTTGGTCGAGGCCCGGCAAAAGGCGCTCGATCCCCGGCCGGGCCAATACTCCCCGATCGCCATGTGGAGCGCGGTCCACCGCGACGTGCCCGGCATCGTCGGCACGCGCCTCGTGCCCCGAAGCGCCACTGTGCTCAAGGACGGGATCGGCGTGCAGGAACAGCTCGCCTTGGTCGATCCGGCGTTCGCCACCGTCTTCCGGCTGCCGACCGTGGCAGGCGACCTGGCGGCGGCGCTGGTCGACCCGACCGCCGTCGTCGTGACGCAAAAAACAGCGACGAAATATTTCGGTACGGCGAGCCCGATCGGCAAGGCGATGACGATCACCTATGAAGGGGCATCGCACGCCTATCGCGTCGCGGCGGTGATCGCCGACCTGCCGAAGAATACCGACCTTGAGTTCGACATGCTGGTGCGGCTGCTCATTTCCGAGGCCCCTGCCCCCGTCACATTCAACAGTACGCATTACTGGAATTACTTCGAAGCGCAGACCTATGTCCGGCTGCCTTCCCCCGCTGACATCAGCCGGGTGATCGGCCAGTTGACCGCCGTCGCGGCTAGGCACAGCCGCGTCGAAACCCCAGACGATCCCGACAACACATTCGAAATCTCGCTCCAGCCGATCGCCGACGTGCACTTCGAGACCGCGGGTGCAAAGCTCGCGGTGACGACGCTCGGCATCGTCGGCGTGCTGACCCTGCTGATCGCCACCGTCAACTATGTGAACCTGGCGACGGCCCGAGCCGGGTTGCGGGCGCGCGAGGTGGCGATGCGCAAGGTGCTGGGTGCTAGCCGTGCCGTCCTCGCGCGCAATTATGTCGGCGAGGCGGTCGCCACCGCGGCTATTGCCGGAGTGATCGGCCTCGCGCTGGCCGAAAGCGGGCTGCCGCTGGTCAATGCCGCTGGGGGCCTTTCACTGTCGATCCAGTATTTCGGCTGGGACGGCACGCTGTTGCCGTGGCTGCTGCTGGTGATCCTGGTCGGGGTCGGTGCTGGACTGTATCCCGCACTGGTACTGTCGCGGTTTCCGGCGGCGGCGGTACTCGCCTCGGCGCGGTCGCCCGGGGGCGGCCGCTGGGGGACACGGGTCCGCGAGGCGCTGGTGGTGCTGCAATTCGCCATCGCCATCGCCTTCATGATCGGCACCGGCGTGTTGGTCGCGCAGACCGACCATATTCGCTCGGCCGATCCGGGTTACACCCGGCAGGGCCTGCTGCTCGTGCGCTCGCTCGGCAGCGACAGCCTGACCGCCGGCCAACGCGATTCGATCGTTCACCGCCTTCGTTCCCTCCCCGCCGCGCAGGCCGTCACGGTCGCCAATGGCGTCCCCGGCGGCGGCCTGTTCGGCGCGCAAACCAACGTCGAGATTCCCGGGGAGCCGGGCCATGGCCCCACGATCGCCTTCTTCGAGATTTCGCCCGGCTTCTTCGAGGCGCTCGGCGGCCATCTGGTGGCCGGCAGAATGTTCGATCCGGCCCGACCTGGCGACATCAACGCCAACCTCGACGTCGTCGGGAAAGATGGAACGATCCCCTCTAATATCATCCTCAACCGCTCGGGCGTCACGGCGCTGCATTTCGCCAGCCCGCAGGCGGCGATAGGCAAGACCGTCGGCGGCAAGAATCCACGCACGGTCATCGGCGTCGTCGAGGACATGCGCTTCACCAGCCCGCGCGCACCGGTGCCACCGACCATGTACGACTTCCAGTTGCGCGACATGCGGCAGCCGATCGCCATATTGCGCTTCACAGGTGACCCGAAGGCGATGCTCGAGGCGGTGCAGCAGGCATGGCGGCAGGAGGCACCCGAGGTGCCGTTCCAGGCCAAGACGGTGGTGCAGGCGCTCAACCAATATTATGAACGCGACGACCATTCCGCGCTGCTGTTCACCATCGGCGCGGTGCTGGCGGTGGTCATCGGTTGCGTCGGTCTGTGGGGGCTCGCCTCCTTCAACACCGCGCGGCGGGTGAAGGAGATCGGCATCCGCAAGACGCTGGGCGCGTCCTCCACCGACATCGTCCGGCTGCTCGTCGGGCAGTTCCTGCGCCCGGTGCTGATCGCCAACCTGTTCGCGTGGCCGTTGGCCTATTTCGCCATGCGGACCTGGCTGGCCGGGTTCAACGACCGGATCGACCTCTCGCCGCTGTTCTTCGTCGCGGCGACACTGCTGGCGCTCGTCATCGCCGTGCTGACGGTGTTCGCCCAATCGCTACGGGCGGCGCGCTCGACCCCGGCATGGGCGTTGCGGCATGATTAG
- a CDS encoding TolC family protein → MIRRALLLGTILVASHAAAETLREAVLAARSTNPTFAAAQARQQALGETVEQARAGGRLTAAADVSAGYDRLGYSSGASSTVAAALPIWTGNRVPSAIRAAKADVAAGDQNVRDSEAVLLTAVVAAYAELLYDQQAVAIAEADIALLQQQVAEAQARFRLGTSTRTDVAQLDAQHASAVASLADADATLITTAARYRATVGHDPGQLALPERALPALPGTLDQARSRAVADNPLLQASLRSADASAARVDVARANRAPSVALGAQYGYAGSFADGGAHSYPLATAVTIGLHVPLLTGGLVASQVRQASAAHRADLFDTDAQQRETLRGVDAAWAALAGARARIRADAGRVEAADLALKGVRAEYAFGLRTTLDILVADESLRAAQLALAGDHSRALEAEAALLRATGRLDVSLFLAPI, encoded by the coding sequence ATGATTAGGCGGGCGCTCCTGCTCGGCACGATCCTCGTCGCTTCCCACGCCGCCGCCGAGACGTTGCGCGAGGCGGTACTCGCGGCGCGGTCGACCAATCCGACATTTGCCGCCGCCCAGGCCCGGCAGCAGGCGCTGGGGGAGACGGTCGAGCAGGCTCGCGCCGGGGGGCGGCTGACCGCCGCCGCCGATGTTTCGGCGGGTTATGACCGGCTCGGCTACTCCAGCGGCGCGAGCTCGACTGTTGCCGCTGCGCTGCCGATCTGGACGGGCAACCGTGTTCCGTCGGCGATCCGCGCCGCCAAGGCCGACGTTGCTGCCGGCGACCAGAACGTCCGCGACAGCGAGGCGGTGTTGCTGACCGCGGTGGTCGCCGCATATGCCGAGCTGCTGTACGACCAGCAGGCGGTGGCGATCGCCGAGGCCGACATCGCGCTGCTGCAGCAGCAGGTGGCAGAGGCACAAGCCCGCTTCCGGCTCGGCACTTCGACCCGTACCGATGTCGCGCAGCTCGACGCACAGCACGCCTCCGCCGTCGCTTCGCTCGCCGATGCCGATGCAACACTGATCACCACCGCAGCGCGTTACCGCGCGACCGTCGGCCATGATCCGGGCCAACTGGCGCTGCCCGAACGAGCGCTGCCGGCGCTCCCCGGCACGCTTGACCAGGCCCGCAGCCGCGCCGTCGCCGACAATCCGTTGCTGCAGGCGAGCCTGCGCAGCGCCGACGCCTCCGCCGCGCGGGTCGACGTCGCGCGCGCCAACCGCGCGCCGAGCGTCGCGCTCGGGGCGCAATATGGCTATGCGGGGAGCTTCGCCGATGGCGGCGCGCACAGCTATCCGCTGGCAACGGCGGTGACGATCGGGCTGCATGTGCCGCTGCTCACCGGGGGGCTGGTCGCCTCGCAGGTCCGGCAGGCAAGCGCCGCGCATCGGGCCGACCTGTTCGATACCGACGCACAACAGCGCGAGACGCTGCGCGGCGTCGATGCCGCCTGGGCCGCGCTCGCGGGTGCCCGCGCACGGATCAGGGCCGATGCGGGCCGGGTCGAGGCGGCGGACCTGGCGCTAAAGGGGGTTCGCGCCGAATATGCCTTCGGCCTGCGCACGACGCTCGACATTCTGGTCGCGGACGAAAGCCTGCGCGCGGCGCAGCTGGCGCTGGCCGGCGACCACAGCCGCGCGCTCGAAGCCGAAGCGGCACTCCTTCGCGCGACCGGCAGGCTCGACGTGAGCTTGTTCCTAGCTCCGATCTAG
- a CDS encoding TolC family protein — translation MRSRPPAAASLPDFELTAAAGYVASTLLGNPIGVFALGGNVLAPLVNGGRLQAQQQIVAARRDQASFNYRRTALVAFREVDDALAAVRRLDEQEHTIVLQRVALAQSLQMATNRYRAGYSTYLEQLDAQRGLLTADLALVQVRGGRLTAVVTLFQALGSGWSSAKLQANAANEQLSR, via the coding sequence ATGCGATCTCGTCCGCCGGCCGCAGCGTCTCTACCCGACTTTGAGCTGACCGCCGCGGCGGGATATGTTGCATCCACTCTGCTCGGCAATCCGATCGGCGTATTCGCGCTCGGCGGCAATGTGCTTGCACCGCTCGTCAACGGTGGGCGGTTGCAAGCCCAGCAGCAGATCGTAGCGGCGCGGCGCGATCAGGCATCCTTCAATTATCGCCGGACCGCGCTTGTAGCATTCCGTGAGGTCGATGACGCGCTCGCAGCGGTCCGCCGGCTCGATGAGCAGGAGCATACGATCGTGCTGCAGCGCGTAGCGTTGGCCCAATCCCTTCAGATGGCCACAAACCGCTACCGCGCCGGCTACTCGACGTATCTTGAGCAACTCGACGCACAGCGCGGGCTGCTTACTGCCGACCTCGCGCTGGTGCAGGTTCGCGGCGGTCGGCTGACCGCAGTAGTGACGCTTTTCCAGGCGCTTGGCAGCGGATGGAGTTCAGCGAAACTGCAGGCGAACGCAGCAAACGAACAGCTAAGTCGATGA
- a CDS encoding hexameric tyrosine-coordinated heme protein — MTQVPQRPLIPENSLLTRTPEDGRALAIMLARNSIHAMQGELETLKTGRPQYAHDPYGLIAASHVIAVEFATIAAANNYWRQQPPAS; from the coding sequence GTGACCCAAGTACCCCAACGCCCTCTCATCCCCGAAAACAGCCTGCTGACAAGGACGCCGGAGGACGGCCGGGCGCTCGCTATCATGCTTGCCCGCAACTCAATTCACGCAATGCAGGGTGAGCTGGAGACACTGAAGACAGGTCGTCCTCAGTACGCGCACGATCCCTATGGCCTGATCGCGGCAAGCCATGTCATCGCCGTGGAATTTGCGACGATCGCGGCGGCGAACAACTACTGGCGGCAGCAGCCGCCGGCGTCATGA
- a CDS encoding carboxymuconolactone decarboxylase family protein: MKALGHVYGYIRQSGLGAGLVDLVYLRVSQINGCAYCIDAHTRDLLKRGVAQDKLTLLPVWREAAALFGGEEQAALAWAETVTRVAVTGIPDADYEAAHRSFDPQRLTDLTIAIGLMNAFNRLGVGFRAVPAAAQQGAG; the protein is encoded by the coding sequence ATGAAGGCGCTCGGGCACGTTTATGGATACATCCGGCAATCTGGCCTTGGTGCGGGACTTGTCGACCTGGTCTACCTCAGGGTCAGTCAGATCAATGGCTGTGCCTATTGCATCGATGCCCACACCCGCGACCTGCTCAAGCGTGGCGTCGCACAAGACAAGCTGACGCTGCTTCCAGTATGGCGCGAGGCCGCCGCATTGTTTGGTGGCGAGGAACAGGCGGCGCTGGCCTGGGCCGAGACTGTCACGCGGGTCGCCGTCACCGGCATACCCGATGCGGACTACGAAGCGGCGCATCGCAGTTTCGATCCGCAGCGCCTCACCGACTTGACCATCGCGATCGGCCTGATGAACGCCTTCAACCGGCTCGGCGTCGGCTTTCGGGCTGTGCCGGCCGCCGCCCAGCAAGGCGCGGGCTGA
- a CDS encoding alpha/beta hydrolase, producing the protein MTDPQKFLSRDGGRIAFRRWQPAAAARGIVVIVPGFNSHSAYYEWVAEQLNHDALLVFAIDLRGRGQSDGERFTVASFAEYVGDVDQLIALAKTQEPGLPLFLLGHSAGGVVAALYASERQDELQGLICESFAYELPAPDFALSIIKGLSHVAPHAHVLKLKNADFSRDPAAVAAMDADPLIANEAQPAETLAALVRADDQLRQSFGRIVLPLLILHGVEDKAAKPSGSQYFFRAAGATDKTLKLYPGRYHDLLNDIGRDEVIGDISNWLDLHL; encoded by the coding sequence ATGACTGATCCGCAGAAATTCTTGAGCCGCGACGGGGGCCGTATTGCCTTCCGGCGTTGGCAGCCTGCCGCGGCCGCGCGAGGCATCGTCGTCATCGTTCCGGGATTTAATTCCCATAGCGCCTATTATGAATGGGTTGCGGAGCAGCTGAACCACGACGCCTTATTGGTCTTTGCGATCGACTTGCGGGGTCGCGGACAGTCAGACGGTGAGCGGTTCACGGTCGCGTCATTCGCGGAGTATGTCGGCGACGTCGACCAACTGATCGCGCTTGCCAAGACTCAGGAACCGGGGCTGCCGCTGTTCTTGCTCGGCCACTCGGCGGGCGGCGTGGTCGCGGCGCTATACGCGAGCGAGCGACAGGACGAGTTGCAGGGGCTGATCTGTGAAAGCTTTGCCTACGAGCTACCAGCCCCGGACTTCGCGCTTTCGATAATTAAGGGCCTGAGCCACGTCGCGCCGCACGCGCATGTCCTCAAACTCAAAAATGCGGACTTTTCGCGCGATCCTGCAGCTGTCGCCGCCATGGACGCTGACCCGCTGATCGCGAATGAGGCGCAGCCGGCCGAGACGCTCGCCGCGCTGGTGCGGGCCGATGACCAACTGCGGCAGAGTTTCGGCCGGATCGTCCTGCCGTTGCTCATCCTCCACGGCGTCGAGGATAAGGCCGCCAAACCAAGCGGCAGTCAGTATTTCTTCCGCGCGGCCGGGGCCACCGACAAGACGCTCAAGCTCTACCCTGGGCGGTACCATGACTTGCTCAATGACATCGGACGCGACGAAGTCATCGGCGACATCTCAAACTGGCTCGATCTCCACCTTTAG
- a CDS encoding cupin domain-containing protein, with product MTPLAAYDLMDGAKRFSAVEVTFLPGARAAPHRHGSAFLYAYVLEGEVRSQLEGEPLRTYRAGQSWIERPGAHHLVTENTSATRPARVLVTFVSQGGEPLKVPDVR from the coding sequence GTGACGCCACTTGCCGCTTATGATCTGATGGACGGTGCCAAGCGCTTCAGTGCGGTTGAGGTCACTTTCCTGCCCGGCGCGCGTGCCGCGCCGCACCGGCACGGCAGCGCGTTCCTCTATGCTTATGTGCTGGAGGGCGAGGTTCGCAGTCAGCTGGAAGGCGAGCCGCTGCGAACCTACCGAGCCGGGCAGAGCTGGATTGAGCGACCGGGTGCTCATCATCTGGTCACGGAAAATACGAGTGCCACCCGCCCGGCCCGTGTCTTGGTGACCTTCGTCTCGCAGGGCGGCGAGCCGCTTAAGGTTCCCGACGTCCGATAG
- the tnpA gene encoding IS66-like element accessory protein TnpA, whose protein sequence is MMMSCDDASSMGGRAARIEVFTGTRRRRPWSDDEKARIVAESYAGDGITVCDVARRNGICPSQLFTWRRQLRRPVESAEPLLFVPAIVEREAAPAPLPAQRQQRRRSARRGSSPAPIEVSMDGISVRIGRGADATLIAAVLDALKGSR, encoded by the coding sequence ATGATGATGTCATGTGACGATGCTAGCTCGATGGGCGGTCGTGCGGCGCGGATTGAGGTTTTCACCGGCACGAGGCGGCGGCGACCCTGGTCCGATGATGAGAAGGCGCGGATCGTTGCAGAGAGCTATGCCGGCGACGGCATCACCGTCTGTGACGTGGCGCGCCGCAACGGCATCTGCCCCAGCCAGCTGTTCACTTGGCGGCGGCAGTTGCGCCGTCCGGTGGAGAGCGCCGAACCGCTATTGTTCGTGCCGGCGATCGTCGAGCGTGAAGCCGCTCCGGCGCCGCTACCGGCACAGCGGCAGCAGCGTCGCCGATCAGCTCGCCGCGGCAGTAGCCCAGCCCCGATCGAGGTGAGCATGGACGGCATTTCGGTGCGGATCGGCCGGGGCGCTGACGCGACTCTGATCGCTGCTGTACTCGATGCGCTGAAGGGCAGCCGTTGA